From the Cryptomeria japonica chromosome 2, Sugi_1.0, whole genome shotgun sequence genome, one window contains:
- the LOC131056061 gene encoding uncharacterized protein LOC131056061, whose translation MFSDAQGETFSRPVAKDGRTTMMPDHWWNFFGPETPNIQKLAIRILSQPCSASGCERNWCMFEHIHSKRRNRLSVEKMNDLVFVHYNVRLRMRKNAIVDMSPIILDEVDLEAEWANENQTTPGTPTTVFSDDDIDWIDQIDIEAEAVAMAEEEQRARVETGNTETQSDKIVPDVSEHDTTVPDVGEHGMVSRGATMTAESSRTYFKRLRRGPGQEGSVARPSEP comes from the exons atgttctcagatgcacaaggggagaccttctctcgtcctgtcgccaaagacggtaggacaactatgatgccag atcattggtggaacttttttggcccagagacaccaaatattcagaagttggccattcgcatcttgagccaaccatgcagcgcatcaggttgtgagcgcaattggtgtatgtttgagcacatacactccaagaggcgcaatagattatctgtggagaagatgaatgatctcgtctttgttcactacaacgtccgcctgagaatgagaaagaatgcaatagttgacatgtctcctatcattctagatgaggttgatcttgaagcagagtgggccaatgagaatcagacaaCTCCTGGGACTCCTACAactgtatttagtgatgatgacattgattggattgaCCAGATAGATATAGAGGccgaggctgtagccatggcagaggaggagcagagagcacgagtagagacaggaaatactgagactcagagTGACAAAATTGTTCCTGATGTTAGCGAGCATGACACaactgttcctgatgttggtgagcatggcatggtgtcacggggagcgactatgactgctgaatcatccaggacctactttaaacgccttcgcagggggccagggcAAGAGGGTTCAGTTGCAcggccctctgagccatag